ACTGTCACACTGACGCGTGCATTAGGTACATTGGAGTCTCGGGTAACAGAGTAACATGCGTAATGTTATATTCAGCGAAATAGCAATATAGCGTACTCGATCGGTTATTCCACCTTATAATGTAATAACCTACAGAGGATGTAATATACGatgcaaataaaatgttaaaaaaaatgataaaacacgAAAACCTTTTTGAAATGTCCGTGCGTGTTTGCTTCTGGGTTTCCAAAGACATTTATTTACCTTGTTGTAAATAAGTTAGGAGtggttaaacttttttttaatatagatcGAAATACTTACTGAGAATATGTTTTTCTGTTCGGAATCGACttacataaaaacatataagtatatattatgttggtacttacctaatataattttgactcataaactaaatgtataataatacattcttgCAAAGGGGTAGTCAACATTTAAATCGTCAACGAACAACCGTTTGGCTTCTCttggtatattgtaatattgtttgaaCACTCATTAATGAGTCCCAAAGCGCGTACCGTTACCGGTGCATGACATCTGCTTGCGTAGAATACTCTCTGCAGTCGATTTATCGCTACCTGAATTACAGTGGTTTATGACACGCGACGCATTACTGTACGCAGACACCATAGtgagaattaaatttaactactAAAATATGGATCGTAGCAATAGGGGCAACTAGTGGCTTAgagagttattattatttttttttgtgggggggggggtgttgctagatatttgaacttcaaatttgaacgaaattatataattaaacagaggataacgattttatttattttttgtaatttaaaaatgttataataatatatgctgaCAGGCCATATTTgctaaaaatcgtttttcatatacaatgatattttatattattgattcaaattatttaacacattcattacagtgacccacatgGCCACACAACACCTACAGTACGGTGGTACCCACCTTTTTacattacatatacatacattcatacatacatgatgcatacatacatacatacatacatacatacattatgcATAcgtcatatatacatacatacgttGAAATTGGtccgttttaataataaatacctaataataagtTCGTcgaatttgatattaataatattattgagctAAATCCCCAATCAGCTACCCATCAGATGATACTGTCGACAGACATTTACCACAGTGTATTGTCTCAATAtcttacatacctaatattaatggATTTACATTTTAGGAATACCGTTAATCATTATTCCCACTTGGTGCGTCACAAGACTTTTGGTGCCGACTAAAAACGACGTAAGTAATCATTGGATACGCGCACGTAGAacagataataatgataaaaataataatttatgcaaatTTTTTATCCAGTTAGATTTGTACAACCAGATCACATACGAAAGATACTGTCCCTTAATGGCATCATACGTAGACGATTGGATATACCAGTCACCGATAGTTATTGTTTTGCTCATCAACTCTATATTCCTTGTAAAAATTATGCGGGTAAGTAATTTCGCTGCAGAAAACAACAGTAGTCTATAGAGTAGTATTATAGaccttatacttataagttataatagtataagcTATGCAATAgtcaaacatattaattattatgacgttCATTTTTATCACCTGTTTTCGTAAGGTGCTGATAACAAAAATAAGGTCCACCAAATCCGCAGAAACGCACAACTACAAAAAGGCCACCAAAGCTCTTTTAGTGTTGATACCGTTACTAGGCATCACTTTTTGCTTGGATATGATCAATCCTAGTTCCACGGGACTACtggttaatatttacaaattcagCAAAGTTGTAATTATCAGTACGCAGGTAAGCTAACAAGTCACTACTATTTTAATCATGCATTTGCAATacgtgtaatatttatataacacaatattggACAAGAAAAATCAcgggagaggggggggggggtgacaaTGAGAACATGGGTCCCCTGGACTTTTTTTTACACTGAGTATTTTGtgtttactttatattatcACGCATAATATGGCAGAGGGTTTTTCGGCTGAAATATGATTTGGACACAATATTTTCGGATTTTTGTATGCGCTCCCATATGGCAACGATATGTCTAAATAGCAATAATGAAAGATATTTTTAACGAGTATTCAGATGAGATTTTATGGGGTGGGAGTGGGGGGAGGATGGATGCCAATATGCCATAGCTCGAATATCAAAGTAATCCCTTCAATACAACACGATTGCAtactatttagattttaggATACAACAttgtaacatttataattattgtacaatataattacaatattaaaagatATTCAAAGTAAATGTGACTTATGCTtatcagttttaaataaattataacaacggAATGGATacctaaagatttttaatacaattttgatttttataaccataataccataatttaacatcttatttaatcttttttaaaaaatattgtaaatgattaagtattaagtataatatgtactatggtgagttaaatattttcattggaacattcatcaacaaattcgtactaataatttgtgaaatttgtatttattatgtatttcaaattaCGTTTGATTGTTTGAATACGTTTTACATTTGATAgaccaaaatatttacaatgtaaaatattgtaatttaacatgttttttgtcattatttaaaCTTCATTAAAAttcattaggtacttattatgttGGATATTTGGAAGTAAGTACTGTGAAATTAGCTACTGTACCTACACTTTTTTGGAAACTAACTGACCGGTGTGTtcttctatatatttattttattatcttagtattaaaatagtaaCATTTTCGAATAtcgaactaaaatataattaacttaacgtACGGAAATATGTTATGCAAAAAGTTCCACCCATTAGCACCGTCACCATCATAGATACATATTAAAGAATAAATTGGCCATTTGTGCTTATCATACGGGAAcgaacatgaaaatattttgaggaTATAGAGGTCTTAacactatatatgtattatacatagacatattaataaaaatgtttttgttaaatatgtctataatatcacataattattatgtaaaatgtatgatatgaaCTCTGCCAGAATGAGCGCCAATGATAAAAATCagtctttctctcttccccattCCGGAACATTTTCCTCTATTTCATTAATATAGCCATGACCTGtccattatttaatatctatggtCACCGTACGCCATGGCGGACATTGGCTTCTGGAGGTTAATGCCCCAGAAACTTCAATAGCCCCTCAATATCGAATTGTGTGTATATCCATGTAAATAGTAATAGCCACTttacattgtataatgatatgcccGCTTATGCTGTACGTGATAGTATTTTACCCTACATCATGTTTGAATCTGTTACTAtatttacacaattataataatcatatttgaaCATCACTGTACAATCTATTGATTATTGTGTATCAATTTATCTGTTAGGGGTTCACCGTctcattattgtattgtttttttaacaatgaaGTTCAAAACACATTGAAATACCACATTACTAGATGGCAGACAAAAAGGAAATTCCTTGcttcaagaaaaaaatatggccGGTCCTGGTTGTcggtaaaacaaaacaatattatatggtacggacattaatacattatttaactaaataacTATCTGTCATATAccttttgtataattatataattacaagaTTCTTATGTATTGTCGATATAATTGCATGTAGATACCTTACTACTCTTACTTACCTTATTACTgcttcattaaatatatattatttgtaataccaTAACAATATTTCCAGCATTAActgaaaactataaaaatatttttgtttagtatttatttaaatttaaaaccttatactacatcataataatatataaataccattgTCATTGCTATTAACCTTTACTAGTCAACTAATTGCCTTTAACATAACAAGAGGCAACAATTCATATTACCTTCAAGCAGAAGGGAGatgttgttttaattaaaacaatgttccaGTAATAATTCTAAATGCATAAAGATTCTGcagtaaaaagttttaaacatgtgaaaaaaattatatttaattaaaataatatataggtagtcatatatggttatacattttatggttAAAAACTTGTTTATATATTTGCCATAATTTCACtccttattaaaaaatttaactaacgtaatattatttagcaaCAAACCCGTAAACTAACTTGTAGGTACGATAGTGTACAATAGTCAACATTTAGGGTAAGTAGATCTGATATATACACTAAGACTATTCCAATAGGGATCAAGACTTATTCAAATactgacttaaaaaaaaacgatatgtATAAGCTATGAAGACCtatagtaatgtttttttttcactttttgaatgacgtatatttttattttcatattctaaagaagaatatttttatgaaaattcaaacatattaaaatcaaattttaaacgagtagttagttatagttataagttatgacttgtaagtaggtacctatttaatgtttTGATAATAGTGTAGTGTGGCATAGGGGTGTacagaaaaattttaattttctaagtacttcgatcatttttattttaaatatatttgataactacgttcaaaattcaaatcttgaagtttatatatcaacatttttggaCAAATATTCTGCTTCTTTGGAGTAAAATGTTTGCTGTGTTTCAAAAActtaataacgataaaaaataatattgttttcaaaaatgttgtttttaaataagatcaaattaagttaaaaatattttcaagactACCAATGATACCAATGGATAATATTTTCTCCAAGCAAGTGaacctcatatatttttttttatcaaatttactcattgtacctatatactattaatagtagtataaattgtaaataaaaaaaaaaataaaaaaggtagcttgtcctataaaataataaattatacaatattatgttatgaagcTACGGCGCTTATATGTTGCAACTTCTGGTTTCGAgcagaatatttattaaaaaccaatcctaaataataatttgtgtagtaattaaattgaatttaatacaCAGTGATCATCAGCTGGACCCAAAGGAACTTATGCCATGGATACCAGCAAACAACGTTAGATCCCCTTCTTGCGTCAGCAATGGAACGACTACCTCAGCGTTGTCAAACATGAGACTGCCCCCGGATACGACTATAGAAATACCACCGGATCCAGAACAACAACCACTTGAGGATTCAAAATGTGTTGGAGCCGAACCGTGAaccataatcatattatagtcGTTATATAGGGTTTAATTGTATAACATGATAAACGCATAGaatacatcaatattatacgtataatattcatagtatATTATCTGTGATTATAATACGAgtaatacgtaaaatataatattgttgtagtgagcttttattattgttattattattattattattactattgctatatagtgaaatataatatataataattatgtatttttttttacccgtcagaaaaattataatattcaagacggtattttattcgatattttttgattttgactgatattttgtttcaataaaatgtCGATATCCTATTTctgtgaaatataaaatactaattttattactattgttttttttttttttattagggttaaggcttcgactactaggtcattagcctgtggtactgtaggggagggtactgtagattggTCTTACACGtgatttgttttggcagaatttttaatttgggcacctgtaggtatctgccatgcccgggtgggggatggcggcacttgttctccggacaccgtgacttgcccgaagaaaaatgccgcccgcgaccgaggtatcgaactcgggtcggccactccgtcctcctattactattgtataaatgtgtttttgtaacattcttattatttttattacgataataatttattaatacaccATGCATTTCCATATGGTCCTCtgttttggataagtacctatacatattttcatagtaatttttaattaattaaaaaagtttaaagctgcataaccatttttatattaaaacatatatcaTGTTCATTTATAAATGGAGTGTACGAGTATATacgtgtataacaatatttattgaaaacgcctatataatgttatatttttttgtaccttAGTACCCAAGTAATAACACTCACTAACTGTCGATGACGATGTGTACCAAAGGTCAATGGTATTATGTAAAAGCATCcaccaacaacaataacaactgTATCTAATATAACATATTCAATCATCtgaacactatataatattatgtatttcattatatattggtattattattatttttatttttttttttaattgaccattaagcccggcaactatggccattagctgtttttgtttgtttgtaggggaggatactgttggttggtaaaacacgtgtgtgtagttttggcagattttcaagtgggcacctgtaggtatctgccatgcccgggtggggggatggcggcacttgttctgtggacaccgtgacttgcctgaaggaaaatgccgcccgtgaaccgaggtttaAACCAACGCCGGTGtacgtcacaaccgacgccttagtccgctcgaccactccgtatattattatttattttatgacaaaGTAATGGAATGcagtgtattgattttacaatattatatatgcttTATTTTTTGTCTGTATACGATACGATATGAAGTAGAAAAATGTTTCGATCTTCAACTTGCATGGTGAATTCTGTTAAAAAGTTAGATcttgttggtattttttttttttattattatttaaatatattcaatccgtttacaaaataaaataataagtaatataagtaactagccgacccgtcacagcttcgcccgtgattggttgtttattttgcctccggaggatgatatgtataattttttattcaaattttatcgtttaatgtgatcggcaagtaaatataaaaaatgttcttagactaattatctaaaaatgttttcagtTTGAATGAAACAAGCCAAttgaaatactttaaaatagcTATTaggttttgtaaaataatagtcAGTATAGCTAGtggataaaatgttcaatataaaactatagagttattaatttataatattactgaatattatattaggtactcatTTTCGAATACGCAATCTCGGGCGAAATGCTTAGAAATCGATGATTGGTTATCTCATATATTTTAGGAATCGATTTAGAgagaaataataatgttgaatTGACATCGGTGATTTTTATGCAACGTTATAAGCTGTGTTATAAACTTAAaagctataatttatttaacatctGTTTGATCTCTCATGGGCTTGAATTACTATAACgttgtatcaatataattttagtttatcgacaatttaaaaaatataattttttaaacgtaaaATTGTTCGATTTAATTAATTGGAGAAGTGGAGAACTGCATGAAAATAAGAGTTAGTTGGTACTTACCATTATTTTTTCTGTGGTATTCCAAACATTAGTAAAAGGACAGTTAAAGCGTAACATCAACTTATCTACTTTGCCAGTTCTATGAATACGTTATTAATTAAcaagtcaaatattttttcattatatcaaattatatttttttgtcaaataattaAACTTGAGAGACAATAATATTGGCTTAGAAGAAGTTTCTAGGAATACAAGTAATTCTCAGTAGAACGCCATCCTATTTATTGTCAAATGAAACTACAGTGACCACTCACCAATTTGAtggaatagtaataatatacttgtttgtgattttttttatttattataggtactataccttCTATTTGATTCTTttcaatttctaaatatttttactaaaatgctaaaataaatcttttaataacattttaaaaattgttttcaactcAAAagttatacaaacatattaatactttattttattatatcaaattcaTAATATCATCGAGTTATAATATTCTCTTAActatgtttaaacttttaaacatattatattttgatattataaaggGCATATTATGATCTTTTATGAATTCATTTGTATATCTTGTTAAATTTCTCACGAATACTAAGAGAACATAcgttaagtaaattattaacgaGCACTGAAACCGAAAACTCTTGGCTGCAGCATTTATAttcatgttttaattataatatgaactccCGAGTGTGCGTTTAGAAagagaatcattttttttcatccattaaatataacataatatcaatatcaaacAGCTCGAAAACAAGgatgttgaatataattatttgtggcGTTTCGGGCTAAACCTATCAACTGCACGCATAATAAAACGGCATCATATACAACTATACTAGTATAGTTCGTTTTTcgcattaatatattacacggaCAATagcaatattaacaaaatatctatattattgatttaaatcgGTTTTTTGAACGGTGGAAATCTAGTCCAATAGTGCGCGTGTGTGTACGTTGTTAAGCGATTACGTTAATTATCACGTGGAGGGTCGCGAGTGGAGTTCGACGGATAGGAGAAAAAAACCTAACCGATAAATTTTGAACgacataattttacattattttaataaaaagcgTATAATATGGTCGTAATAATATAGCACGACGACGTGTCGTCGTCCGCGACGGATCTCGCACAACGCATTTATgttgtacgtatattattattatatcgttttttgcttgcgtacataataataatcgccACCGGAGCTTTATTGTTGTTCAGCAGACTATAAAATTCGCGGTGGTGTCCGTTTTCACGACAGgattaaaatgatattatcgcaatatattattgttattattattattattattattattttgtacacagtTTGAGCGCCTTGTATTTCGCGCGGTACGCTCCATTACGTGCACGGCGACCGCACGGGtcgtttattatcatattattattactataatatacacacggcgtcgtcgtcgtctataatataatatacatattgttgttgttattattattattattattcacaaacTGCAGTGATCGCGTCTACGgcaaatcattgtatacaaataacgaatgaatataagtgtttaaaaaaaattaataattttttttgactgCTGTGACCAACTTATTATtcgagtataataataggtataataaataatacataggaAAATAGCGAGTTGCCCGAGTAGccgaaaatcgttatttttccgTGTTCCGGCGGGATTCGGCATGCattcgtattattaataatattttaaggacTATAGTAATAAGGGTTCGTATTTTAAATGTCTACGgctctttataatatgtatattatgatatattaacattttacaatgttggatttttttttgtttttgttaatatatgacttttttgaaaacctgaatacatgaaaataaatactagataataatgtatatacctatataactttataagtaacTATATATTAGGTTATGTGCTTGTTAAGCAACATTTAAGTTGCACAAATaagtttttatgttattatggaAAGATTCTTTGATACTAGAATACACGAGATTGTCTTATTTTATGCCTTACAGGAAACATGTCATTTAGCTAATTTAAGGGATTTTTTTGTCGtttgattgtaaataatagtttttttttaccttagGTTTCAactcttatattatgttatattaaataacataaatataatattatttcaattattttctgAGTTTTAATACTATTGCTTTATTGTTCATAATTAAAACCTTTAGCTAACgttattttttcttcaaaaacgactaaatatcttaattttctttttatcgaATCTAACTTGACAAACTTATCTAACTAGTTTAtccaacatttcaaaaaattattattatctgtctTCGTAGTACTAACGGAAAGAAACGCTTTAATGTAACAGaactatatttttgtaacaagtactgtattacattataatttattccttATAACCAACAAAAGagcaatgtttttataataataaattaacgttCAActgataaattacaatatttattattaaagagaAAAACATAGGTACCAAGAGAgcgcaaacaatattatatccgtatacttaaatatggttttgtgtttacACCTCGccgtaaataatagttataataataatattatacgttttgtgTATCAATAATGTTTGTTTGTTATCCTGAAGTCTATTATAATGATCATAGTGATCATAATATAGCATTACAGCGTAATATATAGTCATTCTGTTCATCAGAAAACCCGTAGTGAGTTTTGCGAagaataggtatttaaaattgaaatgctCAGTTTCGTCAAACGATACTAATAGaacgaattaattaatttaaccgAAACGAAATAAACAACCATCATCAATCAATATGATAGTATGATACTGGCAAGAtcaaagaatattttaaatagaatataataatagatggtatataggtacttttattataCGATTGATACATTGCTAATGTTAATGTTGTGATAATATTGTTCGTATACATTTAAGTGTAATAACTAGTGTATAGAGGCATAATATGGCATTATTCACTACTTTGTCGCGTATCCAGGAAAAAGAGAGCtggtaaaaattatgaatatgacACTcacctataatactatactcGGGTCTCTAATTATAAGTACCCTATCGGCCTGTGGTGCATTTGAAGCTCAACCAGGTTGGAGGGAagcgataaaaatgttttaatgcaGCTCTTGGTACGAACGGCTCCCCTCGAAGCCCCACGAtttcatggttttttttaacaataattttcattttttttcattattattttattctacgcTAATATTaggacaatttattttatgacttaatataaaggtaatataaatcattgaaaaaaacaaaGTCTCAACTCCCTTTGGGGAGTTGAAGATCCATCCATTCCCCCAAAATACACCACTGCTTTCAGCAAGTCTGGACCTGAATTATTTCGTTTCGTAGTAtttatttagtgtttatttGTAGTATTTACACTGCAGTGAACCCTGTGCATTGTGTACCCACATAAATGTAAATACTTTATCATGATCTaacctttatttatatttaagcgtttaaaattaatttatcgacTGACCTATTCTTAGAATTTGTGGTCAAgctcaaaaacaattaaatagacccgtatataattttatttaattgtcattattgttttatatcgtTCTTAAAGTTATACTTTATCCGAATCATAATGTTgcatatcaaattattattacatccaCTTTTAAACAATAACATTGTAATAGATATAGTTTCAAAACTCTTTGTAAGAATTCTTCAACTTTTGAATgtagaattaatataaaaaaaatatatacacataaaagttgaataattattaatccaaGTAATTCCAAAGTTAAATACTTacccatataaaaataattaaattaacgggcattatatatatacacataaccCATCTTTCATTAATGGAAGACTGGTACAAAATATggcgttttaaaataaatcaaactaaATCAGTTCATACTACATTGACACTTAAACTAGCACCTTATCCAGAAGTAACACTTTATGGTACTTAAATTCCTCCATTCCCTACTGTAAAATATCTTGGGTTGACTCTCGACCGCCGTATTTTACTTGGGCTCACCATATCGAAGACAAATATTGAAGACTACAATTAAACTCCCGTTTACGGAATGCTAAAAACTCTAATCGTCAACAAAAAACActcaaaattaaacattaaattactcCTCTATAAATCTCTCCTAAAGCTAATTTGGACCTACGGCTGACAGTTATGGGGCAATGCAAAAATCTCCTGTCTAAATAAATACAGAGGTTCCAAAATATTACACTGAGGAATATTAGCAATTCGCCGCCATATGTATCTAATCACACCCTACATAAAAAAGCAAAGAATTACTATTATAACGGTTCCACCTACGCCTTACACTCACATAAATCCACTTATTAAAAACTTAGCTACATTAGCCATCCCAGGAAACCCTCCTTGTCGCCTTAGGTACAAACGGTGCAGATAACAAtccttaacaaaaaaaaaattaattaattaaaaaaaaataaataaataaaagacgaAAGTGTCATCAACGGGTTAGGTTGATTCTTCAATCAAATTATTCATGTTTTCTTTTGTGTATAGCTCATACTCTTATTGTGCCTGCTGGTACAgattgtgtatatataatataatattttagaaaatcaaactctttatttaataaagattttatttaaattctgaggtacctatattttttttcttaaacattgaCTTTTGAAATGTAGTACTTCAAAGAGAGGACTTCTGAAATGAATTCTTCAGAAATTAAGTTTacttgtgatttttatttttttctgaagtCGTGGAAGTCTTAGCAAATTAGCACAgtgataaattcaaatttgttatcTGATTTCAAAACGCATCACTAGATTAATctgtatacctacaaataaaaaacgtggatatagaattttaaaaatatatttgattcatttgataaatatatcaaatggGTATCAATTGGGTGAAAGcccaataatacaataactctcacacgatataataaataataattacagtagGACAtagaaaaatatgataattttattataatagagatCACAATATAAACTTAACTACatataaaatgcaaaataacataatgatacaaaaacaaattactacgatttaatattaaaattcagtAAAAGAATAAAGTGGGGTACAAAGTATACCGAAATGATTCGGTATACCTAAATTCCGATATGGTACGGTAtaccgaaataataaataaaatctaactagtatcgatattttttacttttattgtttcacattatatactttattataaactataatatataatattataatctataatattgccaTTGATACTAGAAAACAGCACTAAAACCTTTCATTCGGTTTTTTACGGTATACCgataaccaaaatagtttaaaaataccggtataccgaaaataccgtcagccctaaccgtaccatatcggtatttaggtataccaAAACAGTTCGGTTTTTCGGTATACCGTTTCAAACCGGTATTGAAATCAATACCGTAGTaccgaaaattattttcaataccgtCAGCCTTAAAGTGGGATCCTCGTTATACCCAGACAAGATTTTAATATTGCCCTATTCGTAGTATTTAAGATAATAACTAGTatgaaaatattctttattacaTTTAGATAGAAGTGTCAGggtataatcaattataattagcGTGAagctcttaaaaaaaattatattcattaaaatatttttttgcctGATCATAATTTTTACCAATTTCCTCTTTGGTTACCTTTTGGCTTCCATAGTTTTAGTCTACAATCAAAAATTTAACTCGATAATAAAAGAAGATGATGTGTTTATagtataagtacataattataaaagatGTAatcacaaatttaataatagatagttaataattaaatttatttctctttctaaatgataatatacctattatcgtATCTTT
Above is a window of Metopolophium dirhodum isolate CAU chromosome 3, ASM1992520v1, whole genome shotgun sequence DNA encoding:
- the LOC132941889 gene encoding diuretic hormone receptor-like, whose translation is MDYFDETWSPNEEAALKCRSWYEWDDRWINGCNASSDSLICWPPTPAGVIVYQPCFQELRGILYDTSKNASRICYENNTWGLTDFNECTILGEPKAVTYDEEGTVDTIIYLYIAGHCLSLIMTSLAIFVFCRFKELKCLRNKIHSNLMASYLLAGIMWILNYTNLTDTGTFKCALLVLPLYYFTMTNYFWAFIEGMYLFILVVDTFFTDRVRLRTYMAIGWGIPLIIIPTWCVTRLLVPTKNDLDLYNQITYERYCPLMASYVDDWIYQSPIVIVLLINSIFLVKIMRVLITKIRSTKSAETHNYKKATKALLVLIPLLGITFCLDMINPSSTGLLVNIYKFSKVVIISTQGFTVSLLYCFFNNEVQNTLKYHITRWQTKRKFLASRKKYGRSWLSVKQNNIICDHQLDPKELMPWIPANNVRSPSCVSNGTTTSALSNMRLPPDTTIEIPPDPEQQPLEDSKCVGAEP